The following nucleotide sequence is from Nitratidesulfovibrio termitidis HI1.
GGGGTCATCGGCGCGGACATCCAGATCGAACAGCTGCTCCGCCAGGCCGAGGCCATCGAGGACGTGGTGGACGGCGATTCCGAAGAATAGCGACCGAATGGAAAGGCCCGGAAGCGGCGATGCTTCCGGGCCTTTCTTGTTTGCGGCCTGCAACCGCGCGGCCGCGTCGTGAGCAGCACGCGGGCTGGGTCGAAGCCCTGGTTTCGCCGCAGGCGGGCCCCTGCCGTGTCACGGCCAAACCGGACTGCGGCGGCGGGGTACCCCCCGCGTGGCGTGGGCGCACGCCGCCGCATCGACGTGGGCGGAACGGCATCGCGCCTTGCCCGCCACCATGTGCTGCGTTGCGAGACAGGCGGATGTGCAAGCAGTTGCGTGCGCGCCGGTTTTCGGTAACAGTTCGGAAAACGCACGGCGCGTCGTGCCCCACCTGCCCGGGGCTTCACGTTCGGCGGATTGTGTTCGGCGGATTGTGTTCGGCGTGACCGCCCAAGGCAATGTGCGCCCCCGCCGCGACCGCATGCCGTGCGCATCCGGAACCACCGTTTTCCGCTGCCGCCCGATTGCGCCATGATTCGCTCATGGCCGCGTACACGCCGTATCCGGCGCAACCCGACGGAGCCTTGATGCCGCACCTTCGCCCCTGCCAGACCTGTTCCGCGCCGTCCCGCCTCGTCTCCCTCATCTGGCCCATCATACTGCTGCTGCTTGCCGCACTGCTGACGGCGGGCTGCGGTTCCGGCCCGCGCCGCATTTCCACGCCGCCGTCGGACCAGTCCGTGAAGTACCCCAAGGGCCAGCCCCAGGGGCCGCGCGCCAAGCCGTACACGGTCATGGGCAAGACCTACCATCCGCTGCTTTCGGCGCACGGGTTTTCGGAAGAAGGCGTGGCCTCGTGGTACGGCAAGGATTTTCACGGTCGCAAGACCGCCAACGGCGAAATCTACGACATGTACGGGCTGACGGCGGCGCACAAGCTGCTGCCGTTCAATACCGTGGTCAAGGTGACCAACCTGCAGAACGGCCGGTCCACCACCGTGCGCGTCAACGACCGTGGCCCCTTCGTGGGCGACCGGATCATCGACCTGACCAACACCGCCGCCAACCAGATCGGCATGCTGGGCCCCGGCACCGCGCGGGTGCGCGTGGAAACCGTGGGCGACGTGCCCGGCCTGCAGGACGGCGACATGACCGGCCGCTTCTATGTGCAGGTGGGGGCCTTCTCCAACAAGGACAACGCCAGTCGTCTGGTGACCCGCCTGCAGGGCCAGGGCTGGAACGCCCGGATGTACTGGGCCGACATGGTCCGGTTCTGGCGCGTCCAGGTGGGCCCGTGGAGCACCCTGAGCGAGGCCGAGCGCATGCGCGAGAAGTTGAAGGGGGATTTTGCGGTCAACTTCGTGGTTGCGGATTAGGGACGCGTCGTCTTTTGTAAGCCTCCGGCGGGCAGGGGGCGAGCCCCCTGCACCCCCTTTTCTCTCAGAACGCGT
It contains:
- a CDS encoding septal ring lytic transglycosylase RlpA family protein; translation: MPHLRPCQTCSAPSRLVSLIWPIILLLLAALLTAGCGSGPRRISTPPSDQSVKYPKGQPQGPRAKPYTVMGKTYHPLLSAHGFSEEGVASWYGKDFHGRKTANGEIYDMYGLTAAHKLLPFNTVVKVTNLQNGRSTTVRVNDRGPFVGDRIIDLTNTAANQIGMLGPGTARVRVETVGDVPGLQDGDMTGRFYVQVGAFSNKDNASRLVTRLQGQGWNARMYWADMVRFWRVQVGPWSTLSEAERMREKLKGDFAVNFVVAD